One region of Lytechinus pictus isolate F3 Inbred chromosome 8, Lp3.0, whole genome shotgun sequence genomic DNA includes:
- the LOC129267195 gene encoding kin of IRRE-like protein 2, which produces MHIVCYPSIEGVFIKPCVARLVVLGPPDEIGIALPEDGIFEGAETNVTCRVFNGNPAPLVHWYLGSTNVTSNSSLRISKTRADIYDAESTLFFTPKRSDHGKCLICVAVQPGVPFPRFVNDSTVLTISYHPIVSIALRRLTTKETSGTAGFLLICTADANPLVIAFEWLCNETLILNVTGRTSLTDTSPERGPLSSSKLAIQTPVPEYPCIYRCTAKSRYGEGSVVFNPSTPSKFECATRAYVLKNNRAYFKD; this is translated from the exons ATGCACATTGTATGCTACCCATCTATAGAGGGCGTCTTTATTAAGCCGTGCGTAGCTAGACTTGTTGTTCTTG GACCACCAGACGAGATCGGAATAGCTCTCCCAGAAGACGGTATCTTTGAAGGAGCAGAGACCAACGTAACCTGCAGAGTGTTTAATGGGAACCCGGCCCCCCTCGTTCACTGGTACCTAGGATCAACCAATGTGACGTCTAACTCATCCCTGCGGATAAGTAAAACCAGAGCTGATATCTATGATGCTGAAAGTACACTTTTCTTCACTCCCAAGAGATCCGATCATGGAAAGTGTCTTATCTGTGTGGCTGTTCAACCTGGAGTACCATTTCCTCGTTTTGTGAATGACAGTACGGTCCTGACCATATCGT ATCACCCCATTGTGTCTATTGCTCTTCGACGTCTTACAACGAAAGAAACAAGCGGGACTGCTGGATTCTTGTTGATATGTACAGCAGATGCAAATCCCCTCGTCATTGCCTTCGAATGGCTCTGCAACGAAACTCTGATTTTAAACGTTACCGGTCGCACCTCGCTCACCGACACCTCACCAGAACGCGGACCCCTGAGCTCTTCAAAACTGGCAATTCAAACCCCAGTTCCTGAATATCCATGTATTTACCGCTGCACTGCTAAATCAAGATACGGTGAAGGCAGCGTGGTCTTCAACCCCTCCACTCCCAGTAAGTTTGAATGTGCTACGCGTGcgtatgtattaaaaaataatcgGGCCTACTTCAAAGACTAA
- the LOC135155004 gene encoding uncharacterized protein LOC135155004, protein MTMSISRQVALQLFLGVIISQSAPPTWIYIIDGTGVRYSFNNLSVTVIAGQQHDITCEAYGANPHAVLEWHVPDDMAVVHQDQSEALQGGSYISRKAVAITPSMNDHGKILSCITSHPELKNERLRSVHLNVHVLPRDVVLFRTGGNQSNSTVLNVQEDSPTSITCKSIRSFPATKLSFQLTSGTGHTDRIPIHENSSIKRNVLDDALFDTESTVTIHPNIKHHGKTVQCYASLEKHVVGFTSATVIVYGPPERVIMSSTVDLYDGIEINVTCRSLNGYPAPHIHWYIGSRNLTEDSSLKISENNAGRYDTESTLTLIPTRFDHGKRLLCLAVQPTRSVNQSLVLNVTYNPAVSITARRLTSHKASGTTELVLICEADANPPVNTFVWLCNETVVPWDTNNITLPQTISEDATLRSSVFAIQNQLSKNHCVFNCTAESEYGSGSATFDSLYSYVIPNPPSVFIIYQHQTRSSSLFVAWQLGFIIGQKYQSESIDNVINKHEIDPPNVIVIIDDTGIRYCFNNLSVTVIAGDQYNITCEVYGAMPPALLKWRLPDDMAVVHQDQSDALQGGFYISRKAVTITPSREDHETILNCIASHPGLQNKLLCSVHLIVHGMDFLFVIFFREYQ, encoded by the exons ATGACAATGTCCATTTCTAGACAAGTAGCTCTTCAACTTTTCCTTGGGGTTATCATCTCACAAAGCG CTCCACCCACTTGGATCTACATCATTGATGGAACAGGGGTCCGTTATTCCTTTAACAACCTCTCTGTAACGGTAATAGCTGGTCAACAGCATGACATCACATGTGAAGCATACGGAGCAAATCCCCATGCAGTGTTGGAATGGCATGTACCGGATGATATGGCTGTTGTTCACCAGGATCAGTCGGAAGCTCTTCAAGGCGGATCTTACATCTCCCGAAAAGCGGTAGCCATCACACCCTCCATGAATGACCACGGAAAGATTCTTAGCTGCATCACGTCACACCCAGAACTAAAAAATGAACGTCTACGCTCAGTTCATCTCAATGTTCATG ttcTGCCAAGGGATGTGGTGCTCTTTCGAACTGGAGGAAACCAGTCCAATTCAACCGTACTTAACGTTCAAGAAGATTCACCGACTTCAATTACTTGTAAAAGTATTCGGTCATTCCCAGCGACCAAACTATCATTTCAGTTGACAAGTGGTACTGGTCATACTGACAGAATCCCCATCCATGAAAATTCCTCAATCAAAAGGAATGTTTTAGACGATGCTTTGTTTGACACCGAGAGCACTGTAACAATACATCCAAATATTAAACATCATGGGAAGACCGTTCAATGCTACGCATCACTTGAAAAACACGTAGTCGGATTTACGTCCGCCACAGTGATCGTTTACG GCCCACCAGAACGCGTAATTATGAGCTCTACTGTGGACCTATACGATGGCATAGAAATAAATGTAACCTGCAGATCTCTTAATGGATACCCTGCACCGCATATCCATTGGTACATCGGGTCAAGAAATCTTACAGAGGATTCATCtttaaaaataagtgaaaataatGCCGGTCGATATGACACTGAAAGCACTCTGACTCTAATACCGACGAGGTTTGACCATGGGAAACGTCTTCTCTGCCTGGCAGTTCAACCTACACGTTCAGTGAATCAAAGCTTGGTTCTGAACGTAACAT ATAATCCTGCTGTGTCAATCACTGCTCGACGTCTTACCTCACACAAAGCAAGTGGGACTACTGAGCTCGTGTTGATATGTGAAGCGGACGCCAATCCTCCTGTCAATACCTTCGTTTGGCTTTGCAACGAGACTGTAGTGCCCTGGGACACCAATAACATTACTCTCCCCCAGACTATATCTGAAGATGCAACACTAAGGTCCAGCGTATTTGCGATTCAAAACCAACTCTCGAAAAATCATTGTGTTTTTAACTGCACCGCTGAATCAGAATACGGCTCGGGAAGTGCAACCTTCGATTCCCTTTATTCGT atgtTATCCCGAATCCACCTTCTGTCTTCATCATCTACCAACACCAGACGAGATCTTCATCTCTTTTCGTTGCCTGGCAGCTAGGATTCATCATTGGACAAAAGTATCAATCAGAAAGTATCGACAATGTGATCAACAAACATGAAATCG ATCCACCGAATGTGATCGTTATTATTGATGACACGGGGATCCGCTACTGCTTCAATAACCTTTCAGTGACTGTCATAGCTGGAGATCAATACAACATCACATGTGAAGTATATGGAGCAATGCCTCCTGCACTACTGAAATGGCGTTTACCAGATGATATGGCTGTTGTTCATCAGGATCAGTCGGATGCTCTTCAAGGCGGATTTTACATCTCCCGAAAAGCGGTGACTATCACACCCTCCAGGGAAGACCACGAAACGATTCTTAACTGCATCGCGTCACACCCAGGACTACAAAATAAACTTCTATGCTCAGTTCATCTCATTGTTCATGGTATGGATTTTCtctttgttatatttttcaGGGAATATCAGTAA